The genomic window ATAAAGACGAATATGTACTTGACCAGCTCATCAAAGATGCAAATGCCTTGGATAATCCTCTAGAAGTAGAAGAGGATTATGCCCATGACCCTTCGATGATTGCTGATATTATCATAAAAAATCCTTCAAGACTATTTGAGGCTGAAAGGCAATTGACAAAAGAAGGAAAATATGATGCTTCTCAGTTCATTTCAAATATAAGGGGTCGGTGCATGAGGGCATTTCGAATGAATGATGCTGAAAAAGCAGAGATTCAGAAAAAACTAGAAGAGGAGTTATAATGAAACTCCTTTTATTGAATGGTCATGGAATCGATATGCGGGTGAGCGGGGCAAAACTGCATATCAAGGATGGTAGGTTCACTACTGCTGAAGATCCTCAGAAGTATGTATTCCATCCCAAAAGGGTAGATGTGGATAATGTTGTTATCTATGGGCAGAGTGGCAATCTTACAATTGAGGCTATCAGATGGTTGATCAAACATAATGTTCAAATTACAGTTCTGGATTGGAATGGAAAACTCCTTACTACAATGTTACCTTCTGAAAGTACCAATGTCAAAACCAAGTTTGCTCAGTATCATGCTTTTGAAGATGAACAAACCAGAGTTAAACTGGCAAGGAAGTTTATTGAGGCCAAGATCTCCAAATCTGAGAGTGTTCTTGAGTATTTAAAACAGAGATATCCTGAGATTGAGTTTGATTTTTCAGAAGATCTTGATAAACTTAAAAAGACAAAATCTGTCAGGGAAATTCTTGGTATTGAGGGTGGAGTTGCATGGAAGTACTGGAAAGAGTATGCTAAAGCAATTCCTGAAAAATATGAGTTTAATTCAAGGGTTGATGAATACAGGAGGCCTGTGGCAGCAGGAGATAAGGTTAATGTAATGCTGAATTATGGTTACTCACTCCTTGAGGCTGAATGTTTAAGAGCCATTAATACTGCTGGTCTTGATGGACATGTAGGCTTCTTGCATGAAATGAATCCAAGTAAATACAGTTTAGCCTATGACCTTCAAGAGCCTTTCAGATTCCTTGTTGAACTTACAGTTCTGAATTTGATTGAAAGAGATGTGATGGATAAACAGGATTTTATCAGAACTGAGAACTATGGTTTAAGGTTTAAACCGACTGGTGCTAGAAAATTAACCTCTGAGTTTAACGTTATGTTAAACAGGAGTTTAACGTATAAAGGTAAAAACTCATCATGGAGTTATATCTTGTTGTTGAAAACAAGAGAACTGGCTTTTTATCTTACGGGTAGAAGGAAGACTTTGGAGTTTGTCGATCCAGTCTATAAGGTTGAAAGGGATGATTCTGAGGAGTTGAGGCAGAAGATCCTCTATATGCCTTACTCTGAGTGGAAGAAGATGGGTTTTTCTAAGGGTACTCTTCATTACATGAAGCAGAATGCTAAGTCTGGTAAGCCTTTTAGTTTAAATGCCCATGTGAGGGAGAGGTTGGAGATGTGGGAAGTACATTAATTAAGTATATTTTTTTACACAAAAAGGTGAATATAAGCAACTATATTTTTTATATAATTTTATATCTTATAGACTACAAAAATGATTTATAGAATTTTGTTTCATTTATACATATGCATAGTTTGGAAGTAGTCACTCTTTTTTTACAAGCAATTGTAACTCTGTATGCATTTTTCTTTGCAGTATATGCGCTTGGGATAAAAAAATATGCTAAAAATATTACTTATCATTCTTATTTTGACGCAATATCATTAGCAGTTTTAAGTTCTATATTTATATATACTTTAATGCTGTTCATTTATTCACAAGATTTAAATTTATTATCTTTTTATATTCATATCAATATATTAGAAATTATATTGAGTTTTATAGAACGTTCAAATATTAATTATTTTAATGTTGCATATAGTATATTCATTTTTATAATCGGATTGATGTTTATATATGCAAAGATTTTACTGGATTTGAATAAGTCAGAAGAAAGATTTTCCCAAAAAATAAGTAATATTCAGCTAGAAAAGGGGAAGGTAAAACCATTATTTAAAATAACTTATTACATCTTTAAATATTACTTGTCTAACATGGGGATCTATGGAAATTTAGTATTTATTTTAATGTTAATTTTTCTTGTTTTACAATTTCCAGAGATATCCTTTTTCGGATTAATTACATTTATTATTGGAGTTTATTTGTTTTTAGGGGCTTTTATTTTTATAACAACATTAATCATATTTTGTGTTTCATTTTGTAAAGTAAGACTACTCCAAAATAGACTGAAGCATCTCTGAGGCCACATAAACATAAAAAGAACTTACATAGTATAATTATTTTTAATTATGCAGATGCTTTGAAAACGTATTATTCTTGTTCAATTACTTAAATAATATTTGAGATAATATTACAAAATCTAGTGCTTTTAAAGATAACTTTAAGTAAAATATTATTTCTAAAAATATTACAAAAGATTCAAATAAATTCTTATAAAAATATATTAGATATTATTCTGCTCGAACTTTATCAATTTTTAGGTTGATTTTTCCATTTTTACTTTTTAATTCATGCCATTCGCTGTTTGTTAAAGTTACAGAATGAGTTCTTTTCTTTTGCACATTCGCCCCATCCCTAACTGTACCAAAATATATTGTATTCGTTTCTAAGATTCTATTATCGAAAAGAAGTGAATAATCAACCTGGACATTATCAGCATCCATTGTGCCAATATTTGTAGTATCGAAATAACATTCCACAATTATATTGTCATTTGATAATGTGTTATATTCATAAGTGTTTTGTCCATCAACAATAACTTCATAATTACCTGTACAACCTGATATAAATACTA from Methanohalophilus halophilus includes these protein-coding regions:
- the cas1 gene encoding CRISPR-associated endonuclease Cas1 — encoded protein: MKLLLLNGHGIDMRVSGAKLHIKDGRFTTAEDPQKYVFHPKRVDVDNVVIYGQSGNLTIEAIRWLIKHNVQITVLDWNGKLLTTMLPSESTNVKTKFAQYHAFEDEQTRVKLARKFIEAKISKSESVLEYLKQRYPEIEFDFSEDLDKLKKTKSVREILGIEGGVAWKYWKEYAKAIPEKYEFNSRVDEYRRPVAAGDKVNVMLNYGYSLLEAECLRAINTAGLDGHVGFLHEMNPSKYSLAYDLQEPFRFLVELTVLNLIERDVMDKQDFIRTENYGLRFKPTGARKLTSEFNVMLNRSLTYKGKNSSWSYILLLKTRELAFYLTGRRKTLEFVDPVYKVERDDSEELRQKILYMPYSEWKKMGFSKGTLHYMKQNAKSGKPFSLNAHVRERLEMWEVH